In the Corynebacterium anserum genome, CCGTGCAATAGTCAGAGGTTGTCATAGTAAGCATCGAGGTGCGATTCTCTACATGGTCTAGTTTCAAGGCTTTTCCTACACGGCACGTGTCTGCGGAGAGCCATGGCAACTAGTTGACTGTGACGTTTTTCATGAGCATTCCAGACGTAAGGTGGATGCTCATTGCTGAGAGAAAAGACTTGAGTCCATGGCAGATTCTGCAACTGCAGCTTCCACAAAAGCGCCTGTTGGCAATCAAAAACAACAGCCCAGCGGCGGCTTTCTTGACCGCTACTTCCATATCTCTGAGCGTGGTTCTTCCATCTCTACGGAGCTTCGCGCTGGTGTAGTCACGTTCTTCGCGATGGCCTATATCGTGATTTTAAACCCGCTGATACTTGGCACAGGTGAGGACACTACTGGTCAGGCTCTTGGTACGTCCCGTGTGGCGGCGGCTACAGCGTTTGCTGCTGGTGTAATGACCATCCTGTTTGGTGTGATTGCCAAGTACCCATTTGGTATCGCTGCAGGTTTGGGTATCAACACGTTGGTCGCCGTGACCTTCGTTGCGGTTGAGGGGCTGACTTGGGAAGAAGCGATGGGTTTGGTGGTGCTCAACGGCATCATCATTGTGCTTCTGGCCATTTCTGGTTTTCGGGAAGCGGTGTTTAACTCCATCCCTTCTTCGATGAAAGCCGCGATTGGTGTGGGCATTGGCCTGTTCATCACCATGATTGGCCTGGTTGATGCCGGGTTTGTGCGTCGACTACCCGACGCCGCGAATACCACCGTGCCAGTGGGGCTCGGTATCAACGGTTCCATCGCGTCGTGGCCAACCGCGGTGTTCTGCATCGGACTGGTGGTCTGTGGTGTGCTGGTTGTCCGCGGGGTGCGAGGCGGTCTTTTCATTGGCATTGTTGTGAATACCATCATCGCTGTTATCGTCGAGGCCATTACAGGTTCGGGCTCTTCAGTAGGGCCCGATGGTACTCCGAACCCAGCAGGGTGGAACCTCGCCGTCCCGCAAATGCCGAACTCTCTGGGCGGAGTGCCTGATCTGTCCTTACTAGGGGCGATAGACCTATTCGGGGCTTTTTCCCGGGTCGGGGTTTTGGCGGCGTCATTGCTGGTGTTCACCCTCGTGTTGGCCAACTTCTTCGATGCTATGGGCACGATGACTGCGTTAGGTAAGCAGGCAAAGCTAACTGATGAAGACGGTAATCTGCCGAATCTGAAGAAGGCTCTGGTCGTGGAGGGCGCGGGCGCTATTGTTGGCGGCGCTTCTTCTGCTTCTTCGAATACTGTCTATGTGGATTCCGCTGCAGGCATAGCTGATGGTGCGCGTACCGGCTTAGCCAATGTTGTCACCGGCGTGCTGTTCTTGGCCGCGATGTTCCTTACCCCGCTGTATGAGATTGTGCCGATTGAGGCGGCAGCGCCGGTATTGGTCGTCGTTGGTGCGTTGATGATGCAGCAGATCACTGAGATTGATTTCCACAAATTCCACATTGCTCTGCCCGCGTTTTTGACCATCGTAATCATGCCGTTTACATACTCCATCGCCAATGGCATTGGCGTGGGCTTCATCGCTTATGTGGTGATGGGAATTTTCGCCGGAAACGCCAAGAAGATTCACCCGTTGCTCTACATTGTTGCGGCGTTGTTTGTTGTGTACTTTGCCATCGATCCTGTGATGGGCGCGCTGGACTAGGAACGTTTATTCCTCGTCCACTTCCTCCCTGATCTCTCTGTATTGGTTTCCCGCTCTAGCTCTTCATCACTTCTTCACCGCTGTTTCCTTGTACAAGCCCCTTCGGGTAGCGTGTGGCGCATGTCATACGCTTCCGAGGGGTTTAGTACTGTCCGGATCGAGGACCCGACCGATCCCCGTCTTGACGATGTTCGGGATCTCAATTCTTCCGATCACCGTCCAGACTTGCCAGAAGGCAAAGGGTTGGTGATAGCGGAAGGGCCGCTAGCCGTACCTCGACTGCTGTGTTCGCGTTACCCGGTGCGTTGCGTGGTGGGTTTCCGCAAAAAGCTGGCGGCTCTTCTCGACGCCACCCAGCCCCAGTCGCAGTCCTATGACCCTGAATTAGCAACGGCATTGCGTGGGGTGACCATGTATGAGGTGAGCCGCGAAACCCTCAAGGAAGTAGTGGGTTTTGATATGCACCGCGGATTGCTGGCAGCTGCTGATCGGATAGAAGAACGCGGTGTGGAAGCAGTTCTGGATGCCGTGGACAGTGAAAGCGAGGGCGGCGAAGATGAGTACCCCGAAGCAAAGCCACGCGTGATATGTGTCGTGGAAGGCGTGGGGGATCACGAGAATATCGGAAGTATTTTCCGTAACGCAGCTGGCTTGGGCGTGGAGGCCGTCTTATTTGGAGCGGGTAGCGCAGACCCTCTGTTCCGCCGTTCTGTGCGGGTGAGTATGGGTCACGTGCTGCGTGTACCCTTCGCCCGATTCCCTGGAACTATCACGACGTGGCAGCAGGATCTGGCGTGGCTGCGCAACCGTGGCTACACCATTGTGGCAATGACGCCCTATGCAGACAAAACGCTGGCGGAGGCGCTGGATGGCGTCGTCAATAAAAAGAAAATCGCGATTATGGTCGGGGCAGAAGGGCCAGGCCTCACTGAGCACGCGATGCGGGCGGCAGACGTGCGAGCCAAGATTCCGATGGAAACGGGCACGGATTCTCTCAACGTAGCGACAGCTGCAGCTATCGGTTTTTATGCAGCCAGGAGCCTCTCAAGCGCACATATTTATGCGGAGGCTGGCACTCACTAGCGGAGTGTTGAGCTGAACCCAGGGGTGCTAAGTGACTCACATTGTTCTGATGGTTTGCTAGCATGGCCGGAAGTGACGTGGGGTGCGTCCGGCATGACGAGCTGGACGCTGAGATCACACCCATTGAACCTGCTCTAGTTCGAACTAGCGAAGGAACTGTCCATGCATGTACTTTCGTGCGCAATAGAACAAATGCGCCGCCAAGCTCCACTCGTCCAATGTTTGACCAACTCTGTGGTCATGGAAGTCACCGCGAACGTTCTGCTCGCGGCTGGGGCACAGCCAGCAATGGTTGATACGCCAGAAGAATCCTTTCAGTTTGCCCAGCTCGCCTCCGGCGTTCTACTGAATTCCGGTACCCCCAGTGCGCATCAGTACGAAGGCATGCGGGAGGCGGTGCGAGGTGCACGGGAAGCTGATACCCCGTGGGTGCTTGACCCCGTTGGTGCAGGAGCGCTACAACGCCGTACCGAATTTCTGCACCAGATTGTTACAGAGAACCCGACCGCCATTAGAGGTAATGCCTCCGAAATCATCGCCTTAGCTGGTATGGGGCACGGCGGTCGAGGAGTAGATTCCACTGACGGCGTCGAAGCTGCAGCGGAAGCCGCAAGGGCTTTGGCGCGTACCACTGGTGGAGTTGTGGCTGTGTCCGGTCCAAAGGATCTCATCGTTTCTGAAGGGCGCGTGACATGGGTACACAGCGGACACGCGATGTTGCAAAAAGTCATCGGCACCGGCTGTTCTCTAGGCGCACTGACCGCTGCCTATTTAGGCGTCACCCGTGGTGGCTCTCTACCAGAAGACGATGGCCGTGAGTTATCGCACCATGACCTTGTAGTCGCTGCGCATGCACACACAGGAGCCGCAGCACAACTCGCTATGTACGGCAGGACTCAAAGCGGAAAAGCCGTGCCGGACGGGCCTGGGACTTTCGCCGCTGCCTGGTTGGACGGTCTGTTCCAACTCACCCCTGAAGAGATGGTGGATCTCGTCAGCATCGAAGAGACCACCGAAGAGATATAGGGGCGCGTGATGTCCACACAACAGACCTCGCACAACGCGACTCCGGATTTTGGCGTGTATTTGGTGACCGATCCATACCTTGGCGGAGGCCCAGAGAACGTGCCCGATATTGTGGCTGCCGCGATCGAAGGAGGGGTGCGCACAGTCCAACTGCGGGATAAAGACGCCACAGAATCTCAGATCACCGAACGTGCCGAAGAACTTTTGCAGCGTATCGGCGGCCGCATCCCCCTATTCATTGATGATCGCCTCGAGGTAGCTCAAAAACTAGGCATTCACTTGCACATTGGCCAGACCGATGTGCCTTATGTCTACGCGCGTCGGGTTTTACCGGATCACCTCATGATCGGGTTGAGTGCGTCGACAAAAGATCAGATAGATGCCGTGGCCGAGCAATGCGCCGAGGCGGGGGTTGCGCTTCCTGATCTCATCGGCATTGGTCCGGTCTTCCCCACGACCACTAAAGAAGACGCAGCAGATGCTTGCGGTGTGGAGCATCTTGGGGAGGTGGCCCGGTATGCAGCAGAAAAGGGTATGCCATCGGTAGCGATTGGCGGCATTAACGCTGCTTGTGTTCCAGCATTGCTGGGGACGGGGATCCATGGGGTGTGCGTGGTCAGCGACATCATGGCCGCTGATGATCCCAAAGCTGCAGCAGATAAACTCAGCGCCGCATTCAACGCCACCACACTCGACCCCCTCACACTCAACCACGTCGCAATCGACCACAGCACACTCAACCACACAGACACATCACAAGGGAGTCACTGAATATGAACATCTCCGCGAGCACTTCTGCGTCCTGTCCTCGAGTACTATCCATCGCTGGCACTGATCCATCGGGTGGAGCTGGTATCCAGGCGGACTTGAAATCAATCGGCGCTGCCGGTGGGTATGGAATGAGCGTCACCACTGCGTTAGTCGCCCAAAACACCCAAGGGGTGCGGAGCATCCATATTCCCCCTCAGAGTTTCCTCACCGAGCAGCTGGCCGCCGTCTTCGATGACGTTACCGTGGATGCAGTCAAGGTTGGCATGTTGGGCGACGCTACCACTGTCGCCACCGTAAGTGATTGGCTAGATAAGCACCCAGTCCCTGTCGTGGTAGTCGATCCGGTGATGGTGGCTACCAGTGGAGATCGTCTATTGACGGAAGAAGCTGAGGAAGCGGTTCGGCGCTTCGTGGCTAACCATGCCACTGTGGTGACTCCGAATCTTCTTGAGCTGGCGGTGCTGCTCAATACCGAGCCTGCCACGAGCATGGACGAGACTATTGAACAAGCACGGACCCTGGCGCGTGACGTCGATGTGGCCGTACTTGCAAAGGGAGGGCACCTCACCGAAGACCGTGCTGACAACGCGCTTATCTTACCGGATGGAAGCGTGAGCGTGATTCCCGTCCCGCGCGTGGAGACGAACAATACACATGGGACCGGTTGTTCACTGTCCTCAGCATTAGCCACGCGGCTGAGTGGAGGAGACAGCCCGGCGCACGCGGTCGAGTGGGCAACGAGATGGCTACGCGAATCCATCGAGTTTGCTGACGAGTTGCAGGTGGGGCGGGGTAACGGTCCCATCGACCACTTCCACCGTATGCGCAAGCTCTCTCGCGCCGGGTCTGCAGTGCCGTGGTTTGATCAGATGCACGCTGCGGAGCACTCGGATACGGGTGGCGGTAACGTCCAATTAAACAAACCAACCATTTCTCCCGCAGGTACGCACACTGAGGAGCTGTGGGAGTCGGTAAGTTCCGATATATGGCCAGAAATCCTTGATCTCTCCTTTATCCGCGCTTTGGGGGAGGGCACGCTGCACACCGCTGATTTCGCGTTCTATCTCAACCAAGACTCTCTATACCTGCGTGAATACTCGCGAGCCCTAGCAGGTTTGTCCACTCGTGCGTCCAACCCTGAAGAACAAGTGTTCTGGGCTAAGGGAGCCGCCGGAGCGCTAGTGGAAGAAGCGGAGATGCACCGAACATGGTTGGCGAATAACTCGGTCACACTCAGTGCTCATCCCTCCCCAGTGACGAAGGCATACACCGATCACCTGATCGCCAGCGTGCTGAGCCAAGACTATGTGGTCGGGGTGGCTGCCGTGCTGCCGTGCTATTGGCTCTATGCAGAGATCGGTGCGGTACTGCATGCCAAGAATCACCCTGGGCATCCGTATAGCCTGTGGTTGGCGACATATGCGGATGAGGAATTCGCTCAGGCAACCCAGAGCGCCATCCAATGGATGGAACAGGCACTAGAAAAGGCAACCGAGGAACAACGCCGTGCGGCGCGGAAGGCCTTCATATATGCCTCTATTCATGAGCGAGAGTTTTTCGACCAAGCCTATCGAGCGTGGTAGTAATCTCTCAACGTTATCTACATCTACTTCCGGTCAGTATGGCGGGCGCGGCGGCGAACTTCGTTGCCGATCTTGCCAGCCATGCTTCCAAGCACCCTAAAGCCTGTAGCAAAGCCCCCACCGATGATACTGATGACGTCTTTGGCCAATTCGCGGTTGCTGAGCTCTTCTCCGGAGGATGTGGCAAAAGATACACCGGACGAATAATCATCGTAGCCCTGCTCATCCTCAAACACCGAGACATCATCGGGTCTACGTTTCTTAGCCTGGGCAAGGCGAGGCACGCTTTCCGCTTTCACCTCGGTTTTCGCCTCCGGTCGGCCGTCGGTCGCGAATGCAGAGACTACTACCTCCAGACCGGAATTCCGTGGGGAGAATCCTAGCCAGTTCTCAGTGGCGGCTTCTGCTAGTTGCTCGGGGATAAAAGGCAGCTGTATTCCCGTCGCGGGCATATTGCCTTCCCAGAAGGGCATTTCAAAAGCCCCCGGCAAGCCTTGGTCTTCGAAGACTGTCTCCCGCGTAGCGGAGAACGCTCTTTTCAGTTGCCCGTTAGACCAATGGGCAAATGCTCCATAACCAGAACCAGAGGCCTCTTGGAGCACAGTGCTTTCCCCAGCTGCTACGGCGGTGGCGTATACCTCCGGGGCGCTGACCAGAGTGCGGTAGCGTTCCGGCAGCTCGGAGAGTTTCCACGTATTTTCTAGAACCCATTGAACAACGGACAACCCCGGATAGCTGCCTATATAAAATTCGTGCACACCAGGTTCGGCCGAACGAGACATGTCGAAATCGCCGATGTGGGTCAGCGGCCAACGCGGGTTCAGCTGCGCCAGATATTTTCGGGCAAAACCACGGTTGGTTGGCGGCTCGGCCTCCATTACTGTCCGAGGCTCAGGGGTGGTGACAAACCACAGAGTCACCAGGATTCTAGTTGGGCGGCTCTGCTCCATTTTGTCCGGATACCAGTCTTTCTTGTTTTATGTCTTTTTACTGCGCTTCTTTTACTTCTTTTTGCGAGGGTTGGTGCGCACTCCAAGTAGCACATCTTCCCAGTGTGGGGTTACGGCTTTGCGCTTGCGCTTGGGTTTGCTGTCTTCCGCGCCGGGGTGCAGGAGGAAATTGCCGTTATCCGTGGACTCCGCATCGCCGGATGGGGAGCTGGAATTGTCGCGATTCCTCAGCAGGTGTGGAGCCTCCTTGCGATCCCGCTGTTGGCTAGTCTTGCGGGGTAGAGCATCGGTGCCATCGTGGGAGTCTTTTCGCGCGTGTGTATTACGGGCTGTGGGATGGTGAGCGATGGGGTTGCCGTGGTCGTCGTAGTGGTCGTATTCGGAGTAGTCATCCTCGTCGTAGGCGGAGGTTATTGGTCCGCCTAGGAGCGGGGTGACAGCGGCCATGCGTCTGATTGGCCGGCCGTAACGAGGATCGATGAGGTCGCTGGCTACGGAGTTGTGCGGATGAACCAGATCAGGGGAGGGTGTGCACTTTTCAAAGAGGAACTCTGCCGAATGGGTGGAGGTTTGGCCTGCTGCCTCTTTGTGCCAGGTGACGGTGATGATCCAACGGCGAGAGTCATCTTGGTGTGCATCCCACTGCGCATCAGAGAGTGTAGCGCCACGGGCTGCTAGTGCGGTTGCTAGGACTTCCCACAGGGTGTTCTTGTTTGGGCCTTCGCCGGAGACGGGGTGTGCGGCGTGAGCTAGTTCGGCTATGCGGGCGCGTTCTTGCAGTATCGGCCAGGCATATGGCTCGATGCGTGATTCGTCTGTATCGGCTTCTTTTGCTAGCTCCGCGACGGATGCGCCATGGCGCACACGATCCTGAATCGTGCGCGGAGTCATGTTGATCTTGATGCGGTGTCGTCTCTTTTTCTCGACGCCATTTGCTTCTGTCCCGGTGGATACCGCGGAGGGGACGGCGGTTGAAGACTGTGATTGTGCCTCGGTGTTGACGCTAGACGCGACTGTGAGATCGGCGCGTGCGGCGCCGAAAGTCTCCGCGGCAGTAGTGCCATCAGAGGTAGTGCCATCAGTAGTCCCGTTATCAGTAATGCTGGGGCTATTCCCCTCGGCGGACGTGCCGTGGATGGCAGGCGTAGCGTTGTTTTCTGATGACGGCGATGCTACGGAAGAATCTGACTCCGCAGAAACTCCCGTGAGGTTATCTGACGGAAGTTCCTGCTGAGAGGAAGAACCAGAATCGAGGGAATTTTCTGTTGCTGAGGCGGCGGTGTCGGTGTCGGGGGAAGGGTCGGTGTCGGGGACAGGGGTGGCGTGTTCCAGTAGAGCACACAGTTCCGTGGTAACAGGGAGGAAATAGTCGGTGTGCGAACCGACCCCGCGCAGAACCAACGACGAGGTATCGCTTTCGGCAACGACGAGCTTGAGCTCTTGCAACGGAAGACCTCCTGCAGGGCTAGAAATATGGATTACAGCCCACCTTAGTAAATGGTGTTGCTACACCGTGGGAGAAATCACTCATGCCTTCAGGTTTATGGCCTGAGAAACTGATTTGTGATCGCTTTGTGATTCAAAAGTAGCTAGTCGCTGATTCGTCTACACCTTAAAAAGACCCCAGGCTCGTAGAAGTCATCTGGGGTCGTGGGGTAGCCCGAGCTATAGCCCAGGTTTCACGCAGCCGCGTTAAGCCTTGGCATATCCTCCATCAAGGATGAAGTCGATGGCGCTTGTGAGTTTCTTGATATCGGCAGGGTCGATAGCAGGGAACATGCCGATGCGCAGCTGGTTGCGACCCAACTTGCGGTACGGCTCGGTATCAAGGATGCCATTGGCGCGTAGGATCTTAGCGATCGTAGCTGCGTCAACGTCATCGGCGAAATCGATGGTTCCAACAACCAGAGAGCGAGCTGCTGCGTCCTGCACAAAAGGAGTGGTTTCCGGGCGAGCCTCGGCCCACTCGTACAGATGCGTGGAAGATTCAGTGGTGCGCTTCACCATGCCTTCCAGGCCGCCGTTGGCGTTCATCCACTTGACCTGATCATCCAGCATCAGCAAGGTTGCAACCGCTGGAGTGTTATAAGTCTGGTTTTTCAGGGAGTTGTCTACAGCAGTCTTCAAATCCAGGAAGGCTGGAATGTAGCGGTCAGTTGCAGAGATCTCCTCGACGCGCTCTAGTGCCGCCGGAGAGAAAGCCGCTAACCACAAGCCGCCGTCTGAGGCGTAGCACTTTTGAGGGGAGAAGTAGTAAGCATCAGCTTCCTTCATGTCCACCGGAAGGCCTCCTGATCCAGAGGTGGCGTCAATGAGTACCAGCGCGTCCGTATTGGGGCGCGTGACTGGAACCATGGCTCCTGTGGATGTTTCGTTGTGTGCCCAGGCGACAACATCAGCATCCGTTCCATCAAGTTCGGAAGGGGAAGGGACTGTGCCTGGTTCGGCGGATACGATGTGTGGTTCATCAAGCCACGGTGCTTTTTTAGATACGGTGGCGAACTTGCTAGAGAACTCTCCATAGGTCAGGTGCGCGGACTTCTTGCGGATGAGTCCGAAGGATGCGGCATCCCAGAAAGCAGTGGCGCCACCCAAGGAGAGGATGATCTCATAGCCCTCGGGCAATTGGAATAACTCAGCCAGGCCAGCGCGAACAGATCCTACGACATCCTTCACGCCCGCTTGGCGGTGGGAGGTGCCCATTATTCCAGCGTTGTTCTGGATTGCCTGTAGCTGGGCTGGGCGTACCTTGGACGGCCCACAGCCGAAACGGCCGTCAGAAGGAATCAGTTCGGAAGGGATGGTCGGGAATTCGTTGCTCAATGTCTCGGATCTTTCCGTGGGGCGTTACAGGGGCGAACTGCACTATTGGTATTGATTAGGGTCGGGCTGAATGTCAGTCCGCGTAGTTCTCGTCGTAGTGCTATCCGTTGTTCTATCCATGGCGCTAGTCCCAGCACTAAGGGGTTGAGTACTAGACGCCTAGGGATGTGTGATGAGTACTAGACACATATAGAATAGTCGCTGGGGTCTCATTAGCCAGGGGGAGCCGTAAAATACTTCCAAAAACATAAAGAATGCATGTCATACGGGGGTAAGTAGAAATGTTTTTGAGTCCTAGCGGGGTGTTTCTTAGCTCACAAGTTCGCTAGAGTGTGGGATGTCCCACGGTTTAGCTGTGGCAAGGCTTATGACAAAAACGCCACAAGCTAACCGCCAGTCCTGCGGCAAACGCAATAGACATGTGCATTAGCTGACTGGGCACATAACCTTTTCGTGGAGAGCCAGGGCTCCTTGAGAGCCGCGGTGAGGAGAAGTGGCGTCGGACAAAAGAAGACAAGCCACCGCCCCGCCAGTCGCAGGCTCAGCACGGGGGAGTAAACCCAGGACGCCCCGGCAGGACTAGGGAGTAAGCGCTACACTGGAACGCGCTGAAACAAAGCACGCTAGCATTCAGAAAGGGATGTCAATGGCTACCGATAATCCAGACAAGGCCGTCCTCCACTACCCAGGTGGCGAATATGAAATGGACATCGTCCATGCGACCGAAGGTAACGACGGTATCGCACTGGGCAAGATGCTGGCAGAGACCGGCCTGACAACTGTCGATCCGGGCTACATGAACACCGGCTCCACCAAGTCTGAGATCACCTACATCGATGGCGGCGCTGGCATCCTGCGCTACCGCGGTTACGACATCGCCGAGCTGGCCAACAAGGCCACCTTCAATGAAGTTTCCTACCTGCTGATCAACGGCGAGCTGCCCAACGCTGAGCAGCTGGAGGAGTTCAACACCAACATTCGCAAGCACACCCTGCTGGATGAGGATTTCAAGAGCCAGTTCCGCGTATTCCCACGTGACGCACACCCAATGTCCGTCCTGGCTTCCTCCCTTAACATCCTGTCCACCTATTACCAGGACAGCTTGGATCCACTAAACCCAGAGCACCAGAAGCTCAACACTTACCGCCTGATGGCCAAGGTGCCAATGCTGGCTGCCTACGCATATCGCGCATCCAAGGGCAAGCCGTACATGTACCCGGACAATAACCTCAACGCTCGCCAGAACTTCCTGCGCAACATGTTCGGCTACCCAACTGAAGAGTTCCAGGACGATCCAATCGTCACAAAAGCTCTGGACAAGCTGCTAATTCTCCACGCTGACCACGAGCAGAACTGCTCCACCTCCACCGTCCGCATGGTTGGTTCTGCACAGGCGAACATGTTTGTATCCATCGCCGCGGGCATCAATGCACTGTCTGGCCCGCTGCATGGCGGCGCAAACCAGGCCGTTCTGGAAATGCTCGAGGACATTCAGGCAAATGGTGGCGACGCAACCGACTTCATGAACCGCGTGAAGAACAAGGAGCCAGGCGTTAAGCTCATGGGCTTTGGTCACCGCGTCTACAAGAACTACGACCCACGTGCATCCATCATCAAGGAGTCCGCTCACGAGATTCTGGATCATCTGGGTGGCGATGAGCTGCTGGACCTAGCTATGAAGCTCGAAGAGATCGCGCTTGCCGATGACTACTTTATCTCCCGTAAGCTCTACCCGAACGTTGACTTCTACACCGGTTTGATCTACCGCGCTATGGGCTTCCCAACGGACTTCTTCACCGTCCTGTTCGCTATGGGTCGTCTGCCAGGCTGGATTGCTCACTACCTGGAGCAGGTCAACGATCCGACCGCGAAGATCAACCGTCCTCGTCAGATCTACACCGGCCACACCGAGCGCTCCATGTAAGACTGTGTAAGCCCACGGAGGCTTCAGCACGAGGCTTTTCTCTAACGCTCCGCGTCAGTAGAGACTCCCGTCAGGTACGGAGGTTCTCTTTTGAGCGGAGCGTTTCGCATTTCTGGGGGTCAGTAGTGGCGCGAGACAGCGTGGCTGGTTCGGCGGAAACGTAGCGGCTGTTGTCCAAGAATGAGCGGTTGCTGGAGTTTTGCTACCCTCGATAGAGGATGAAACCACGCCATGAGTAGTGCGTGCATTGGGTTACGCATTGTGCTGAACGTTTGAATGAGCGGAGCCGGCCTATTGGCAAGTGTTAGCGGTGAGAGTGACTAACACGGTTTTTAGCTCTTGGGGCGACTGCCTCGTGAGTGTTAACGACGTACAACCGTCAGAGGAGTATTTGATGAGTAAGCCACAGATTGAGCCACAAGAAGGCCCAGCGCCATCCGAGTTGGTGATTGAGGACATCACAGTGGGTGAGGGGGCAGAGGCCGTTCCGGGTGGCGTGGTTGACGTACATTACGTTGGTGTGGATTATGAGACCGGTGAGGAATTCGACTCTTCCTGGGATCGAGGGCAGTCCATTAAATTCCCACTCAATGGTCTTATTCAGGGATGGCAAGATGGCATCCCGGGTATGAAGGTTGGGGGACGCCGTCAGCTGATCATCCCGCCTGAGCAGGCTTATGGGCCATCAGGTATGGGACACCCGTTGTCTGGCCGTACCCTAGTTTTCGTCATCGATCTGTTGGATGCTCAGTAAAAGATGTCAGATAACAGAGCACTGGTTCATTGTGAAACCAGTGCTCCACCTCTGGCAGTGGAATTGCTGTGGTGCTGCCTAGCTAGTTTTCAGAGCTTTTCTCCAGCTCATCTTTGAACCATTGTGCAAGATAGCATTGCGGTAAATCTTCGCCACCATAGCTAGCACACCGACCGTGACTACGGTGGCGACACAGAATGAAGCGATAACTTCCATTAGACTCATGTGACCTCCAGCGAATTCGAGTGGAGCAACACTCAGGCTAAGGGGCGGAATCCACGATATAACCTGCATGAAATTGGAATCTAGCTCGTTCCACCCAAATATTGGTGCGTAAATCATCGCCATGATCAACAGCATGATTGGGCCTTGGGTTGATTGCAGGTCTTCAGTTCGTGACACCATCGAACCGGCCGCCGCGTATAGAGAACCGAAGAACAGCAATCCCACGACGAAACTCAGAAGCATCAGCGGGATTATGGTTAGGTCGAGCGTGAAATCATCCAGCAGGCCAGTGGCAGCTACGGTGGCGGCTCCAGCACCGATG is a window encoding:
- a CDS encoding citrate synthase, whose product is MATDNPDKAVLHYPGGEYEMDIVHATEGNDGIALGKMLAETGLTTVDPGYMNTGSTKSEITYIDGGAGILRYRGYDIAELANKATFNEVSYLLINGELPNAEQLEEFNTNIRKHTLLDEDFKSQFRVFPRDAHPMSVLASSLNILSTYYQDSLDPLNPEHQKLNTYRLMAKVPMLAAYAYRASKGKPYMYPDNNLNARQNFLRNMFGYPTEEFQDDPIVTKALDKLLILHADHEQNCSTSTVRMVGSAQANMFVSIAAGINALSGPLHGGANQAVLEMLEDIQANGGDATDFMNRVKNKEPGVKLMGFGHRVYKNYDPRASIIKESAHEILDHLGGDELLDLAMKLEEIALADDYFISRKLYPNVDFYTGLIYRAMGFPTDFFTVLFAMGRLPGWIAHYLEQVNDPTAKINRPRQIYTGHTERSM
- a CDS encoding FKBP-type peptidyl-prolyl cis-trans isomerase, whose translation is MSKPQIEPQEGPAPSELVIEDITVGEGAEAVPGGVVDVHYVGVDYETGEEFDSSWDRGQSIKFPLNGLIQGWQDGIPGMKVGGRRQLIIPPEQAYGPSGMGHPLSGRTLVFVIDLLDAQ